Within the Paenibacillus pabuli genome, the region AGTGGATTTGCGTTGTCATTGTACGTCATGAAGTTTGGGGGCAGCTCGGTCGGAGATACGGGACGCATGAAGCGTGTAGCCGGACGTGTTGTAGAGAAAGCTGATGAAGGACATCAGTGTGTCGTTGTGGTTTCGGCGATGGGAGACACGACAGATGATCTGATTGATCAGGCGAAACTGCTCAATAGTGAATTGCCTGCGCGTGAAATGGATATGCTGTTGACCACTGGAGAGCAGATCTCGATTTCGCTATTATCCATGGCCATTCAGGCACTGGGTCGTAAGGCAATTTCGTTTACCGGATGGCAAGCGGGCTTCCGCACTGAACCGGTACATGGAAAAGCACGAATTAATGATATCCATCCGGAACGTGTAAATGAAGCGCTTGCGGACGGCAATATTGTAATTGTTGCAGGATTCCAGGGCATGACCGAAGATGGAGAGATTACAACACTCGGTCGCGGTGGCTCTGATACAACCGCTGTAGCGCTGGCAGCAGCCATCAAGGCGGATGCGTGTGAAATCTATACGGATGTGGATGGAATTTATTCGACAGATCCCCGGATTGTCAAAGTCGCGCGCAAGCTCAAGGAAATTTCGTATGACGAAATGTTGGAACTTGCAAATTTGGGAGCCGCAGTACTGCATCCGCGTGCGGTTGAGTACGCGAAGCATTCCGGTGTACCTTTAATTGTAAGATCCAGCTTTAACCATAATGAGGGAACGGTTGTGAAGGAGGAAGCAGCAATGGAACAAGGCGTCGTGGTAAGCGGAATTGCCTATGACAAAAATGTGGCTCGTATCAGTATTTT harbors:
- a CDS encoding aspartate kinase — encoded protein: MSLYVMKFGGSSVGDTGRMKRVAGRVVEKADEGHQCVVVVSAMGDTTDDLIDQAKLLNSELPAREMDMLLTTGEQISISLLSMAIQALGRKAISFTGWQAGFRTEPVHGKARINDIHPERVNEALADGNIVIVAGFQGMTEDGEITTLGRGGSDTTAVALAAAIKADACEIYTDVDGIYSTDPRIVKVARKLKEISYDEMLELANLGAAVLHPRAVEYAKHSGVPLIVRSSFNHNEGTVVKEEAAMEQGVVVSGIAYDKNVARISILGVPDAPGVLAEVFGALASEQIDVDIIVQSGVMDDKADFSFSVALSDRENALRVLEGLHSRLPYREVTSEDHLVKVSIVGAGMVSHPGVAAKMFQVISSEGVSIKMVSTSEIKVSCVIDGDKLHEVIKALHTAYDLDTAEQAVVGGPQVRR